In Zingiber officinale cultivar Zhangliang chromosome 1A, Zo_v1.1, whole genome shotgun sequence, a genomic segment contains:
- the LOC122033905 gene encoding uncharacterized protein LOC122033905 isoform X1 — protein sequence MGEDHTGRKPGGGELPAVEGCVASASPFPSPASRVSSLSLHVWPPSQRKRDAVIRHLIDTLVTLSIRSKRYGVLPLEEASSTALLIEEEAFAAASAAASGLVASEDDEVEVLQIYSKEVGDCMIKFMKERAVSASSHSIDGDGASSNLTPDDSSHSDVNAEVSNLASSMGKMVIELCTSTSVPSFTSPSPNHQPDMPPTEREEEVQGKGESTGGSLEGEKGILVPYMREHVPTYHGWMQDPAILTATASEPLTLDQEYQVHSSWTHDPQKHTFIVLDKQLIQGGYVPGNPHVEAMVGDVNIYMNNPDDLQKAEIEIMIAEPKSRQKGLAKESILMMMAFSGEEYGIHTFCAKIGESNTASLNLFRKLGFVDISYSEVFKEVTLELPSRGIFPIKSRQDTKAQNVPIEF from the exons ATGGGGGAAGACCACACAGGAAGGAAGCCCGGCGGCGGCGAGCTTCCCGCTGTGGAAGGCTGCGTAGCCTCAGCTTCGCCGTTTCCTTCTCCGGCCAGTAGAGTCTCGTCCCTTTCCCTTCACGTCTGGCCTCCATCGCAGCGGAAGCGAGATGCTGTGATCCGGCACCTGATCGATACCCTCGTCACCCTTTCCATCCGCTCTAAGCGGTACGGAGTCCTCCCCCTGGAGGAAGCCTCCTCCACCGCTCTCCTCATCGAGGAGGAAGCCTTCGCCGCTGCCTCCGCCGCGGCCAGCGGCCTTGTCGCTTCCGAGGACGATGAAGTGGAGGTCCTACAGATCTACTCAAAAGAGGTCGGCGACTGCATGATAAAGTTCATGAAGGAGAGAGCCGTTTCCGCATCCTCTCACTCCATCGACGGGGACGGCGCTTCTTCGAATCTGACTCCCGACGATTCCTCCCACTCGGACGTTAATGCTG AAGTATCCAATTTGGCGTCTTCAATGGGCAAAATGGTGATTGAGCTCTGTACTTCCACCTCAGTTCCTTCCTTCACTTCTCCGAGTCCCAATCACCAGCCTGATATGCCTCCTACTGAGAGGGAGGAGGAGGTGCAAGGCAAAGGAGAATCAACAGGGGGAAGCTTGGAAGGCGAGAAAGGAATACTGGTGCCTTACATGAGGGAGCATGTACCCACCTACCATGGCTGGATGCAGGATCCTGCCATCCTCACCGCCACCGCCTCTGAGCCACTTACTCTTGACCAGGAGTACCAGGTCCACTCCTCCTGGACCCATGATCCCCAGA AGCATACTTTTATAGTGCTAGATAAGCAGTTGATTCAAGGTGGTTATGTCCCTGGAAATCCCCATGTCGAAG CTATGGTTGGCGATGTAAATATATACATGAACAATCCGGATGACTTGCAAAAGGCAGAAATAGAAATCATGATTGCTGAACCCAAAAG CCGTCAAAAGGGACTTGCTAAAGAATCTATCCTGATGATGATGGCTTTTTCCGGGGAGGAATATGGAATTCATACTTTCTGTGCAAAAATTGGTGAATCAAATACAGCATCGCTGAATCTGTTCAGAAAATTG GGTTTTGTGGATATATCATACAGTGAAGTATTTAAGGAG GTTACTCTAGAGCTGCCTAGTAGAGGGATCTTTCCAATAAAGAGTCGGCAAGATACCAAG GCACAAAATGTTCCAATTGAGTTCTGA
- the LOC122033905 gene encoding uncharacterized protein LOC122033905 isoform X2 produces MGEDHTGRKPGGGELPAVEGCVASASPFPSPASRVSSLSLHVWPPSQRKRDAVIRHLIDTLVTLSIRSKRYGVLPLEEASSTALLIEEEAFAAASAAASGLVASEDDEVEVLQIYSKEVGDCMIKFMKERAVSASSHSIDGDGASSNLTPDDSSHSDVNAVSNLASSMGKMVIELCTSTSVPSFTSPSPNHQPDMPPTEREEEVQGKGESTGGSLEGEKGILVPYMREHVPTYHGWMQDPAILTATASEPLTLDQEYQVHSSWTHDPQKHTFIVLDKQLIQGGYVPGNPHVEAMVGDVNIYMNNPDDLQKAEIEIMIAEPKSRQKGLAKESILMMMAFSGEEYGIHTFCAKIGESNTASLNLFRKLGFVDISYSEVFKEVTLELPSRGIFPIKSRQDTKAQNVPIEF; encoded by the exons ATGGGGGAAGACCACACAGGAAGGAAGCCCGGCGGCGGCGAGCTTCCCGCTGTGGAAGGCTGCGTAGCCTCAGCTTCGCCGTTTCCTTCTCCGGCCAGTAGAGTCTCGTCCCTTTCCCTTCACGTCTGGCCTCCATCGCAGCGGAAGCGAGATGCTGTGATCCGGCACCTGATCGATACCCTCGTCACCCTTTCCATCCGCTCTAAGCGGTACGGAGTCCTCCCCCTGGAGGAAGCCTCCTCCACCGCTCTCCTCATCGAGGAGGAAGCCTTCGCCGCTGCCTCCGCCGCGGCCAGCGGCCTTGTCGCTTCCGAGGACGATGAAGTGGAGGTCCTACAGATCTACTCAAAAGAGGTCGGCGACTGCATGATAAAGTTCATGAAGGAGAGAGCCGTTTCCGCATCCTCTCACTCCATCGACGGGGACGGCGCTTCTTCGAATCTGACTCCCGACGATTCCTCCCACTCGGACGTTAATGCTG TATCCAATTTGGCGTCTTCAATGGGCAAAATGGTGATTGAGCTCTGTACTTCCACCTCAGTTCCTTCCTTCACTTCTCCGAGTCCCAATCACCAGCCTGATATGCCTCCTACTGAGAGGGAGGAGGAGGTGCAAGGCAAAGGAGAATCAACAGGGGGAAGCTTGGAAGGCGAGAAAGGAATACTGGTGCCTTACATGAGGGAGCATGTACCCACCTACCATGGCTGGATGCAGGATCCTGCCATCCTCACCGCCACCGCCTCTGAGCCACTTACTCTTGACCAGGAGTACCAGGTCCACTCCTCCTGGACCCATGATCCCCAGA AGCATACTTTTATAGTGCTAGATAAGCAGTTGATTCAAGGTGGTTATGTCCCTGGAAATCCCCATGTCGAAG CTATGGTTGGCGATGTAAATATATACATGAACAATCCGGATGACTTGCAAAAGGCAGAAATAGAAATCATGATTGCTGAACCCAAAAG CCGTCAAAAGGGACTTGCTAAAGAATCTATCCTGATGATGATGGCTTTTTCCGGGGAGGAATATGGAATTCATACTTTCTGTGCAAAAATTGGTGAATCAAATACAGCATCGCTGAATCTGTTCAGAAAATTG GGTTTTGTGGATATATCATACAGTGAAGTATTTAAGGAG GTTACTCTAGAGCTGCCTAGTAGAGGGATCTTTCCAATAAAGAGTCGGCAAGATACCAAG GCACAAAATGTTCCAATTGAGTTCTGA
- the LOC122033905 gene encoding uncharacterized protein LOC122033905 isoform X3: MGEDHTGRKPGGGELPAVEGCVASASPFPSPASRVSSLSLHVWPPSQRKRDAVIRHLIDTLVTLSIRSKRYGVLPLEEASSTALLIEEEAFAAASAAASGLVASEDDEVEVLQIYSKEVGDCMIKFMKERAVSASSHSIDGDGASSNLTPDDSSHSDVNAEVSNLASSMGKMVIELCTSTSVPSFTSPSPNHQPDMPPTEREEEVQGKGESTGGSLEGEKGILVPYMREHVPTYHGWMQDPAILTATASEPLTLDQEYQVHSSWTHDPQKHTFIVLDKQLIQGGYVPGNPHVEAMVGDVNIYMNNPDDLQKAEIEIMIAEPKSRQKGLAKESILMMMAFSGEEYGIHTFCAKIGESNTASLNLFRKLTWILLQIGI; encoded by the exons ATGGGGGAAGACCACACAGGAAGGAAGCCCGGCGGCGGCGAGCTTCCCGCTGTGGAAGGCTGCGTAGCCTCAGCTTCGCCGTTTCCTTCTCCGGCCAGTAGAGTCTCGTCCCTTTCCCTTCACGTCTGGCCTCCATCGCAGCGGAAGCGAGATGCTGTGATCCGGCACCTGATCGATACCCTCGTCACCCTTTCCATCCGCTCTAAGCGGTACGGAGTCCTCCCCCTGGAGGAAGCCTCCTCCACCGCTCTCCTCATCGAGGAGGAAGCCTTCGCCGCTGCCTCCGCCGCGGCCAGCGGCCTTGTCGCTTCCGAGGACGATGAAGTGGAGGTCCTACAGATCTACTCAAAAGAGGTCGGCGACTGCATGATAAAGTTCATGAAGGAGAGAGCCGTTTCCGCATCCTCTCACTCCATCGACGGGGACGGCGCTTCTTCGAATCTGACTCCCGACGATTCCTCCCACTCGGACGTTAATGCTG AAGTATCCAATTTGGCGTCTTCAATGGGCAAAATGGTGATTGAGCTCTGTACTTCCACCTCAGTTCCTTCCTTCACTTCTCCGAGTCCCAATCACCAGCCTGATATGCCTCCTACTGAGAGGGAGGAGGAGGTGCAAGGCAAAGGAGAATCAACAGGGGGAAGCTTGGAAGGCGAGAAAGGAATACTGGTGCCTTACATGAGGGAGCATGTACCCACCTACCATGGCTGGATGCAGGATCCTGCCATCCTCACCGCCACCGCCTCTGAGCCACTTACTCTTGACCAGGAGTACCAGGTCCACTCCTCCTGGACCCATGATCCCCAGA AGCATACTTTTATAGTGCTAGATAAGCAGTTGATTCAAGGTGGTTATGTCCCTGGAAATCCCCATGTCGAAG CTATGGTTGGCGATGTAAATATATACATGAACAATCCGGATGACTTGCAAAAGGCAGAAATAGAAATCATGATTGCTGAACCCAAAAG CCGTCAAAAGGGACTTGCTAAAGAATCTATCCTGATGATGATGGCTTTTTCCGGGGAGGAATATGGAATTCATACTTTCTGTGCAAAAATTGGTGAATCAAATACAGCATCGCTGAATCTGTTCAGAAAATTG ACTTGGATCTTACTCCAGATAGGAATATAG